Proteins encoded by one window of Acetivibrio thermocellus ATCC 27405:
- a CDS encoding Ger(x)C family spore germination protein has protein sequence MRLKNKKTAKMLITVLIIIPSLTILLTGCWDSIDIEDRAYVIGIAIDEYPQLPQGIKNKENIPENEQERMFESSTEVDTGVPSYAMTIQIPIIKHASLPNILSGGTSEPNTLKTWDITQVGNSFMEINRSITTRMNLIPNYEHLQVIIISEKVARKGLRNVLDLFIRDHEMRSRTKLFITDGDAKKALDVIPRIEDYASIYLTKMPRSARVNGEILHWMDLGQAVQAIYSGEDFELPALEVTEYEVMNKGAALFKNDKMVGWADGKDVEIIKIMHNVLLGGIFTSKFVSDEHDSENGVMSLEIIKSKTKITPVIQDDDITFKINVDIKGNYSDSVNHPLTEKIDKDFIEKAEEAFEESIKEQCIKTIKKMQDLGVDTFHFGTVIRSKKPSHWSKIKDRWDEIFPEVKTEVNVKVNIRQIGNIH, from the coding sequence ATGAGGTTAAAAAATAAAAAAACAGCAAAAATGTTAATTACAGTTTTGATTATAATACCAAGCCTGACCATTTTGCTTACCGGGTGCTGGGATTCCATAGACATAGAAGACCGTGCGTATGTAATCGGCATTGCCATTGACGAGTACCCTCAACTTCCTCAAGGCATCAAAAATAAAGAAAACATTCCAGAAAATGAACAGGAAAGAATGTTTGAATCCAGTACGGAAGTTGACACGGGAGTTCCTTCTTATGCCATGACCATACAAATTCCTATTATAAAACATGCCTCACTCCCCAACATTTTGTCCGGAGGAACTTCAGAGCCCAATACGCTGAAAACCTGGGACATCACCCAGGTGGGCAACTCGTTTATGGAAATAAACAGATCCATTACAACAAGAATGAACTTGATACCCAATTACGAACATCTTCAGGTTATCATTATCTCGGAAAAAGTTGCAAGAAAAGGCCTTAGAAATGTTCTTGACCTTTTTATAAGGGATCATGAAATGAGAAGCAGGACAAAATTGTTCATAACTGACGGAGATGCAAAAAAGGCCCTTGATGTCATTCCAAGAATTGAAGACTATGCTTCAATATATCTTACCAAAATGCCAAGAAGTGCCAGAGTAAACGGAGAAATACTGCACTGGATGGATCTCGGTCAGGCCGTTCAGGCCATCTATTCCGGTGAGGACTTCGAACTTCCGGCTTTGGAAGTAACCGAGTACGAGGTAATGAACAAAGGCGCAGCTTTGTTTAAAAATGACAAAATGGTCGGATGGGCTGACGGCAAAGATGTGGAAATTATTAAAATCATGCATAATGTGCTTTTAGGCGGCATCTTTACTTCAAAATTTGTTTCAGATGAACATGATTCCGAAAATGGCGTAATGAGCCTTGAAATAATCAAATCAAAGACCAAAATCACACCCGTAATCCAGGACGATGATATAACTTTCAAAATAAATGTGGACATTAAAGGGAATTATTCGGATAGTGTAAATCATCCTCTCACCGAAAAAATTGACAAAGATTTTATAGAAAAAGCTGAAGAAGCCTTTGAGGAGTCAATAAAAGAACAGTGTATCAAAACAATTAAAAAAATGCAGGACCTGGGTGTGGATACTTTTCATTTTGGAACCGTTATAAGAAGCAAGAAGCCCTCCCATTGGTCAAAAATTAAAGACAGATGGGACGAAATTTTTCCTGAAGTTAAAACTGAAGTAAATGTAAAGGTAAATATAAGGCAAATAGGAAACATCCACTAA
- the rlmB gene encoding 23S rRNA (guanosine(2251)-2'-O)-methyltransferase RlmB produces the protein MGNVGKKDYKKAKTSQRSDVKLNGRKEERDGAKDLDRIEGRNSVLEAIKAGRTINKILVPKGEKEGSIRQIIALARERGIVVQETDRSNLDKISTTHAHQGVIAYVAFKDYVEVDDILKIAQDKGEDPYIIILDGITDAYNLGSILRTADAVGAHGVVIPKRRAIGLNAAVSKASAGAIEYVPVARVTNISQTIEYLKKKNIWIVGTDLSGEKPFFEADLKGPVALVIGSEGEGMGRLVSEKCDFIVNIPMQGKISSLNAAVAAAIIMYEIRRQRNF, from the coding sequence ATGGGCAATGTTGGAAAGAAAGATTATAAGAAGGCTAAGACGTCACAACGGTCGGACGTGAAACTGAACGGCAGGAAAGAAGAAAGGGACGGCGCAAAGGACCTCGACAGGATTGAAGGGCGCAATTCCGTGCTTGAGGCAATAAAAGCCGGCAGGACCATAAACAAGATTTTAGTCCCGAAAGGGGAAAAAGAAGGCTCAATAAGGCAGATAATCGCACTGGCAAGGGAAAGGGGCATAGTAGTCCAGGAAACTGACAGGTCAAATCTTGATAAAATTTCCACTACTCATGCACATCAAGGTGTGATTGCCTATGTAGCTTTCAAGGATTATGTTGAGGTTGACGATATACTTAAGATTGCACAGGACAAAGGAGAAGATCCTTATATTATAATTTTGGACGGCATTACCGATGCGTACAATCTGGGGTCCATATTAAGGACTGCCGACGCGGTCGGGGCCCACGGGGTTGTCATACCGAAAAGGCGGGCAATAGGACTTAATGCCGCGGTTTCAAAGGCTTCAGCAGGTGCAATAGAATATGTTCCCGTGGCGCGGGTGACAAATATTTCACAGACGATAGAGTATCTGAAGAAGAAAAACATATGGATTGTCGGGACCGATCTTTCCGGCGAAAAGCCGTTTTTTGAGGCAGATTTGAAAGGACCGGTGGCTCTTGTTATCGGAAGTGAGGGAGAAGGGATGGGAAGACTGGTTTCCGAAAAGTGCGATTTCATAGTTAATATTCCTATGCAAGGAAAAATATCGTCCTTGAATGCAGCAGTTGCGGCGGCTATAATTATGTATGAGATTCGGAGGCA
- a CDS encoding GerAB/ArcD/ProY family transporter has protein sequence MENDKLLPVQIMPIVSSTMMGVSILTIQRSLSSIAKGDAWISMILGVILGVFSAIFLYNLLRLNPGLDLAEIIVCQAGNWVGRLFLLSTTIYILIDIGLSLKVFSFALKNFLLDYTPISVVSFLLIIVIVSVVVKGITVIAGVTDILYPFFVTSLVVLIAMSTVEFQKANIMPIIYGNIQNTFKGSLPAFGAISGYGASSYVMKYVTEPKKAFKWFFMGFGISSILYILLTLATTLVFVPEFLQKLTFPTLFLSNAIEFGTGFFEGFFERLEAFMVLIWIPAVFTSVGVYTFASVRNFSVLFNIKPKFQKYVAYAHIPLLFAITHYIKSQIVATNLMDLFDSLSIVLGFGLTPLLLVLTLINRRRRAKNEVKK, from the coding sequence ATGGAAAATGACAAGCTTCTGCCGGTACAAATAATGCCAATAGTCTCTTCCACCATGATGGGTGTAAGTATACTTACCATACAGCGAAGTTTATCCTCCATTGCAAAGGGAGATGCCTGGATTTCAATGATACTTGGTGTAATACTTGGAGTATTTTCCGCAATTTTTTTGTATAATCTGCTAAGGCTCAATCCCGGCCTGGACTTGGCGGAAATAATAGTTTGTCAGGCCGGCAACTGGGTCGGACGGCTTTTTCTTTTGTCCACTACAATTTATATTCTCATTGACATCGGACTGTCACTGAAAGTTTTCTCCTTCGCTTTGAAAAATTTTCTACTGGATTATACTCCCATATCCGTAGTGTCTTTTTTACTGATAATAGTTATCGTGTCTGTGGTGGTAAAGGGAATTACCGTAATTGCAGGTGTCACCGACATACTCTACCCCTTTTTCGTCACAAGCCTTGTTGTCCTCATTGCCATGTCCACCGTAGAATTTCAGAAAGCAAATATCATGCCGATAATTTACGGCAACATTCAAAACACTTTCAAAGGCAGTCTGCCCGCTTTTGGTGCAATCTCCGGCTATGGTGCTTCTTCATATGTAATGAAATATGTAACTGAACCCAAAAAAGCATTTAAATGGTTTTTTATGGGTTTTGGAATTTCTTCAATTTTATATATACTTCTCACTCTTGCAACAACCCTGGTTTTTGTCCCGGAATTCCTGCAAAAACTTACATTTCCCACTTTGTTTCTGTCCAATGCAATAGAATTTGGAACAGGTTTCTTTGAAGGTTTCTTTGAAAGACTTGAGGCTTTCATGGTGCTAATCTGGATACCTGCAGTGTTTACATCCGTCGGAGTTTACACTTTTGCATCCGTAAGAAATTTTTCGGTACTTTTTAATATAAAACCTAAATTTCAAAAATATGTGGCTTATGCTCACATACCTTTACTGTTTGCCATTACTCATTATATTAAAAGTCAAATTGTGGCTACAAATCTCATGGATTTGTTTGATTCACTTTCAATTGTATTAGGTTTCGGTCTTACGCCTTTATTGCTCGTACTTACTTTAATAAACAGAAGGAGAAGGGCGAAAAATGAGGTTAAAAAATAA
- a CDS encoding Mini-ribonuclease 3, translating into MVWEFFDKITGEFNYKPDEVSQLSPLVLAYIGDAVYEVFIRTMLVSGGNVPVHVLHKRSIAYVKAKAQSDIVHRIMPLLTEEELNIVRRGRNAKSATVPKNADITDYRYATGFESLLGFLYLKKDYDRLMDILRMAVSQN; encoded by the coding sequence ATGGTTTGGGAATTTTTTGACAAAATTACAGGTGAGTTTAATTACAAACCGGATGAAGTAAGCCAACTGTCGCCTTTAGTGCTTGCATACATAGGTGACGCCGTGTATGAGGTTTTCATCCGTACAATGCTTGTGTCCGGAGGAAACGTACCGGTACATGTTCTCCATAAGCGCTCCATTGCTTATGTCAAAGCAAAGGCACAGTCGGATATTGTCCACAGGATAATGCCTTTGCTGACGGAGGAGGAGCTTAATATTGTCCGCAGGGGAAGGAACGCCAAATCGGCCACGGTTCCGAAAAATGCGGATATTACGGATTACAGGTATGCTACCGGTTTTGAGTCTTTGTTGGGTTTTCTTTATTTGAAAAAAGATTATGACCGATTGATGGATATATTGCGAATGGCTGTTTCACAGAATTGA
- a CDS encoding spore germination protein, whose amino-acid sequence MSVYRKRTGRKNININSENSLDNKITVLKNYMSNSKDIKDRRFKVGGKNVNTAILFIDNLVDEFMVQDHVIKPIMTNSFEWPQDTGPDAMLEIIKDYMLYGDIVEEVCTIEKMSLGVLDGETLLLVEGSDKGLLINTQNLPKRSIQEPQTEPAVKGPNEGFVESFKDNLALIRKRLKNPNLCVEITNIGKQTNNNAALIYIKGIANDRIVNEVKNKLKSVKNYDVISCEQLMQLVCERAFSIFPLMQWTERPDKAVSSLLEGKVGVIFDNSRGMLIAPVTLTSLMQSPDDYYEKWFIGTVITVIRYISLLITIFLPAVYISITSFHPGMLPTTLLISITGARLGVPLPAFLEALIMVVTLEILQEAGIRLPKVVGQTVSIVGGLVIGQAVVQAGLISPIMVIIISLTAIASFAIPSYSLSLASRVLRVIFMILAAVLGAFGISMGVLYLLGYLCSLKSFGIGFMEPLTPYRFKDWKDSIIVLPKSLLKGRPEYLHSSSAVTKRKGCSKNGK is encoded by the coding sequence ATGTCCGTATATAGAAAAAGAACAGGCAGAAAAAATATAAACATAAATTCCGAAAACAGTCTTGACAATAAAATAACCGTTTTAAAAAACTACATGAGCAACAGCAAGGACATCAAGGACAGAAGGTTTAAAGTCGGCGGCAAAAATGTCAACACTGCCATATTGTTTATTGACAATTTGGTTGACGAATTTATGGTTCAGGACCATGTTATAAAGCCGATAATGACAAACTCCTTTGAATGGCCTCAAGACACCGGGCCTGACGCAATGCTTGAGATCATAAAGGACTATATGCTGTATGGTGATATTGTAGAAGAAGTATGTACAATTGAGAAAATGTCTTTAGGAGTCCTTGACGGAGAAACCTTGTTACTTGTCGAAGGCTCTGATAAAGGGCTTTTAATAAATACACAGAACTTGCCGAAGCGCAGCATCCAGGAGCCCCAAACCGAGCCTGCCGTCAAAGGCCCCAACGAAGGCTTTGTTGAAAGCTTTAAAGACAATCTGGCTTTGATAAGAAAAAGACTGAAAAATCCCAACCTGTGTGTGGAAATTACTAACATAGGCAAACAAACCAACAATAATGCCGCCTTGATTTATATTAAAGGAATTGCCAATGACAGAATTGTAAATGAAGTTAAAAACAAATTAAAATCCGTCAAGAATTACGATGTGATAAGCTGCGAACAACTTATGCAGCTTGTATGCGAGAGGGCCTTTTCAATTTTTCCCCTGATGCAGTGGACAGAAAGGCCTGACAAGGCAGTCTCAAGCCTTCTGGAGGGAAAAGTCGGGGTGATATTTGACAATTCCCGGGGCATGCTTATCGCTCCGGTCACTCTTACAAGCCTTATGCAGAGTCCTGATGATTACTATGAAAAATGGTTTATTGGCACCGTTATAACGGTTATAAGGTATATTTCTCTATTAATTACCATTTTTCTGCCTGCAGTATATATATCTATTACATCTTTCCATCCTGGAATGCTTCCCACAACCCTGCTTATTTCCATAACCGGGGCAAGGTTGGGTGTGCCGCTGCCCGCTTTTTTGGAAGCTCTCATTATGGTAGTAACCCTTGAAATTTTGCAGGAAGCGGGAATCAGGCTTCCGAAAGTTGTAGGCCAAACCGTTTCAATTGTAGGAGGTTTGGTAATCGGGCAGGCCGTCGTACAGGCCGGTCTTATAAGTCCCATTATGGTTATTATCATATCCCTTACGGCAATTGCCTCCTTTGCAATACCCAGTTACAGCCTAAGTCTTGCCTCCAGGGTATTGAGAGTGATTTTCATGATACTGGCCGCCGTTTTGGGAGCTTTCGGAATATCCATGGGAGTTTTGTATCTTTTAGGATACCTGTGTTCCTTAAAAAGTTTTGGAATAGGATTTATGGAGCCCCTCACCCCCTACAGGTTCAAAGACTGGAAAGACTCGATAATCGTTTTGCCCAAATCCCTTTTAAAAGGCCGGCCGGAATATCTCCATTCATCATCAGCCGTTACCAAAAGAAAGGGGTGTTCGAAAAATGGAAAATGA